One stretch of Corvus hawaiiensis isolate bCorHaw1 chromosome 1, bCorHaw1.pri.cur, whole genome shotgun sequence DNA includes these proteins:
- the TRA2A gene encoding transformer-2 protein homolog alpha isoform X4 has translation MSNRRRHTGSRANPDPNTCLGVFGLSLYTTERDLREVFSRYGPLTGVNVVYDQRTGRSRGFAFVYFERIDDSKEAMEHANGMELDGRRIRVDYSITKRAHTPTPGIYMGRPTHSGGGGGGGAGRRRDSYYDRGYDRGYDRYEEYDYRYRRRSPSPYYSRYRSRSRSRSYSPRRY, from the exons GCTAATCCGGATCCTAATACCTGTCTTGGAGTATTTGGTCTCAGTTTGTACACTACTGAGAGAGATTTGCGTGAAGTCTTCTCCCGTTATGGACCTTTGACTGGTGTCAATGTGGTTTATGATCAACGGACTGGACGATCAAGAGGATTTGCTTTCGTTTATTTTGAGAGAATTGATGATTCTAAAGAG GCGATGGAGCATGCAAATGGAATGGAGCTGGATGGCAGGAGGATTCGAGTGGATTACTCAATCACCAAGAGAGCACATACACCCACCCCAGGCATCTACATGGGCAGGCCAACACA CAgtggaggaggtggtggtggtggagcgGGTCGTCGCCGGGACTCATATTATGATAGGGGGTATGACAGAGGATATGACAGATATGAAGAATATGACTACAGATACAG gAGACGATCACCATCGCCTTACTATAGTCGATACCGATCGCGATCAAGATCCCGTTCCTATAGTCCAA ggcgCTACTGA